Proteins from a genomic interval of Rhodopseudomonas julia:
- a CDS encoding DUF3309 family protein — protein sequence MSVGTILLIILILILLGAVPAWPYSRGWGYGPSGIVGLILVILIIMLLLGYV from the coding sequence ATGTCGGTCGGAACAATTCTTCTTATCATCTTGATCTTGATCCTGCTCGGTGCAGTGCCGGCCTGGCCCTATAGTCGCGGCTGGGGCTACGGACCATCCGGGATCGTCGGCCTCATCCTGGTCATCCTCATCATCATGCTTTTGCTGGGATATGTCTGA
- a CDS encoding c-type cytochrome yields MMKRAMLFALAAVAFGAAAGTAQSQDFDAASVFTSKCAACHGTLAPNKAAMAELDLEQFQQKIATHPNLGGVVEGLTEPQIEALHTYVQEK; encoded by the coding sequence ATGATGAAAAGAGCGATGTTGTTTGCCCTGGCTGCCGTGGCTTTCGGGGCGGCCGCAGGTACCGCACAAAGCCAGGATTTTGACGCCGCCTCCGTCTTCACGAGCAAATGCGCCGCCTGCCACGGCACGCTGGCTCCGAACAAAGCGGCCATGGCGGAGCTGGACCTTGAGCAGTTTCAGCAAAAGATCGCCACCCATCCCAATCTCGGCGGGGTTGTAGAGGGGCTGACCGAGCCTCAGATCGAGGCCCTGCACACCTACGTCCAGGAGAAATAG
- a CDS encoding NapC/NirT family cytochrome c yields MKWAALGLVAVGGVIGLAVAGATTTVVEKTGTNEFCLACHEMSWPQETYTQQAHYKNASGVRAPCITCHVDSHPWTDYLWGKATAGAKDVWGHFTGELSTREEYDAKREEMSEQVWAYLERTDSETCRTCHDEAAMALEKQSQAAQFAHQQAQGANLTCIACHKGIGHGPVGDQAASHGHANEMADLAGELADVLGSQK; encoded by the coding sequence ATGAAATGGGCAGCACTCGGCCTCGTGGCGGTTGGCGGCGTTATCGGCCTGGCCGTTGCAGGCGCGACCACCACCGTGGTCGAGAAGACCGGCACCAACGAATTTTGTCTTGCCTGTCACGAAATGTCGTGGCCGCAGGAGACCTACACCCAACAAGCGCACTACAAGAACGCCTCCGGCGTCCGTGCGCCTTGCATCACCTGTCATGTCGATAGCCACCCATGGACCGATTACCTTTGGGGCAAGGCGACGGCAGGCGCGAAGGACGTGTGGGGCCACTTCACCGGCGAACTGTCGACACGCGAGGAATACGACGCCAAGCGCGAAGAGATGTCGGAACAGGTCTGGGCCTATCTGGAGCGCACTGATTCGGAGACTTGCCGCACCTGTCATGACGAAGCGGCCATGGCGCTTGAGAAACAGAGCCAGGCGGCACAATTCGCCCACCAGCAGGCGCAGGGCGCCAACCTCACCTGCATCGCCTGTCACAAAGGGATCGGTCACGGCCCGGTCGGCGATCAGGCGGCCTCACACGGACACGCCAACGAGATGGCAGATCTTGCAGGAGAACTCGCGGACGTGCTTGGCTCCCAAAAGTGA
- a CDS encoding type II toxin-antitoxin system RatA family toxin: MSRHLETTRFVALPQEEVFDLVSDVESYPEFLPGFLEARILERDGDALLVMQRVGLPGLTIAFRSRAELTRPDRLLITSHDKPFRSLRHEWHFEAIEKARTKVTMRVDFALVGAGFGGFKEAVVRQLYARSVEAFEARARERALAQARKIQTGGSSGGT, from the coding sequence ATGTCCCGACACCTTGAGACGACGCGTTTCGTTGCGCTGCCCCAGGAAGAGGTCTTCGACCTCGTCTCCGACGTTGAGAGCTATCCCGAATTCCTTCCCGGCTTTCTGGAGGCGCGGATCCTCGAGCGCGACGGCGATGCACTCCTCGTCATGCAGCGCGTCGGACTGCCGGGCCTGACGATTGCGTTTCGTAGCCGTGCCGAACTGACGCGGCCGGACCGTCTTCTTATCACCTCACACGACAAACCGTTTCGTTCGCTGCGCCATGAATGGCACTTCGAGGCGATCGAAAAGGCGCGCACCAAGGTGACGATGCGTGTCGACTTCGCCCTCGTTGGTGCGGGATTTGGCGGCTTCAAGGAAGCCGTGGTGCGCCAGCTCTATGCTCGCTCTGTGGAAGCGTTCGAGGCACGCGCCCGCGAGCGGGCACTCGCGCAAGCCCGCAAAATCCAAACCGGCGGCTCCAGCGGTGGCACATAA
- the thiB gene encoding thiamine ABC transporter substrate binding subunit, producing the protein MQSPSIFVISAAAAIVFGTSAPAAAQEDKPSLTVYTYESFVADYGPGPQIKAGFEKTCGCTVRWVGLEDGVAILNRLKLEGASTSAEVVVGLDTNLIAEAKASGLFVSHGTDTSAVDVPGGFSDPVFVPYDYGWFAVVYDSQAIDVPPQSLEALVSGDPEEKIAIEDPRSSTPGLGLLLWMKNVYGDRAETKWREFSERILTVTPGWSEAYGLLTSGEVPMVLSYTTSPAYHLIEEKSDRYRAAAFDEGHYIQIEVAARIANSDHPDLARDFLAYLISPAAQDVLPTTNWMLPAAATASPLPDAFEQLVIPDKTLSFDPQTVADSRRGWTQEWLQALGN; encoded by the coding sequence CTGCAATCCCCTTCCATCTTCGTCATCTCAGCCGCCGCCGCGATTGTCTTCGGCACATCCGCCCCCGCCGCGGCGCAGGAGGATAAGCCCTCTCTGACGGTCTACACTTATGAAAGCTTCGTCGCCGATTATGGGCCGGGCCCGCAGATCAAGGCCGGTTTTGAGAAGACCTGCGGCTGCACAGTGAGATGGGTCGGGCTGGAGGATGGCGTTGCGATCCTCAACCGTTTGAAGCTCGAAGGTGCCTCGACGTCGGCGGAAGTGGTGGTTGGGCTCGACACCAACCTGATCGCTGAGGCCAAGGCGAGCGGGCTCTTCGTATCGCATGGCACCGACACATCTGCGGTCGACGTGCCCGGCGGCTTTTCCGATCCGGTTTTCGTGCCCTACGATTATGGCTGGTTCGCCGTTGTCTACGACAGCCAAGCGATCGACGTGCCTCCGCAAAGCCTGGAGGCGCTGGTCAGCGGCGATCCGGAGGAGAAGATCGCCATCGAAGACCCCCGCAGCTCGACGCCGGGTCTCGGGCTGCTTCTGTGGATGAAGAATGTCTATGGCGACCGCGCCGAGACGAAATGGCGGGAGTTCTCCGAGCGTATCCTGACAGTGACGCCCGGCTGGAGCGAAGCCTATGGGCTTTTGACGAGTGGCGAAGTTCCGATGGTGCTGAGCTATACCACCTCACCCGCCTATCACCTGATCGAGGAGAAGAGCGACCGCTACCGCGCTGCAGCCTTCGATGAGGGCCATTACATCCAGATCGAGGTCGCTGCCCGCATCGCGAACTCCGACCATCCAGATCTCGCCCGCGACTTCCTCGCTTATCTGATCTCGCCCGCGGCGCAGGACGTGCTGCCGACCACAAACTGGATGCTGCCGGCCGCAGCGACGGCCTCGCCGCTGCCCGACGCCTTCGAACAACTTGTGATCCCGGACAAGACCCTGTCTTTCGATCCGCAAACGGTGGCCGACAGCCGCCGTGGCTGGACGCAGGAATGGCTGCAGGCGCTCGGCAACTGA
- the thiP gene encoding thiamine/thiamine pyrophosphate ABC transporter permease produces the protein MTGSTDRRWRVAAGLAAIAALAVFLGGACLALLAQADATPDLSALASDRYLRGVVLFTLEQATLSTLLAVTGALPLAVALHRAQFPGRGLVLRLFLLPQALPVLVGALAIIAVWGRNGVVSDLGAALGFERLNVYGLSGILIAHTFFNMPLAARLMVAALDGVPTESWKLAGQLSLTPLTTFRVLEWPAIRTALPGASSLIFMLCVTSFTLVLTLGGGPGATTLEVAIYQALRYDFNPGLAVFLALTQIGLTALALAATLRLGQTTPGGFTLGRRARRYDPPLGFVRALDFAALTVGIAFVLSPFIATIVAGLRSDLVALLADPNVQRAAMTSGVVAIAAATLAILLAAPLLLARQALERSPSSRRPRERGRIAWRGLFELSGSLVLVVPPIVIGAGWFLLLRRVTDVFAAAPFVVVATNAVMAMPFIVRILAPALAVSAQRHDRLAESLGLFGLARLRHVEWPALKAPLALSFAFALALSLGDLGAMALFGSQDFITLPYLLLQRMGSYRTADAAGLALLLGVLCLGLMALAERGFRREEGL, from the coding sequence ATGACAGGTTCGACCGATCGACGTTGGCGTGTCGCGGCGGGGCTCGCCGCAATTGCCGCGCTTGCCGTGTTCTTGGGCGGCGCGTGCCTCGCGCTGCTCGCCCAAGCCGATGCGACGCCGGACCTATCTGCCTTGGCATCGGACCGCTATTTGCGGGGGGTGGTGCTGTTCACGCTGGAACAGGCCACGCTTTCCACCCTACTTGCCGTGACCGGTGCCCTGCCGCTTGCTGTCGCCCTGCACAGGGCGCAGTTTCCCGGCCGCGGCCTCGTCTTGCGGTTGTTCCTGCTGCCGCAGGCTTTACCGGTGCTGGTGGGTGCCCTGGCGATCATCGCGGTGTGGGGCCGCAACGGCGTCGTCTCGGATCTGGGCGCTGCGCTCGGCTTCGAGCGCCTCAATGTCTATGGGCTCTCCGGCATTCTGATCGCCCACACCTTCTTCAACATGCCTCTCGCCGCTCGCCTCATGGTCGCCGCGCTCGACGGCGTCCCGACGGAAAGCTGGAAGCTCGCCGGGCAGCTTTCTCTCACGCCCCTCACCACCTTCCGCGTCCTCGAATGGCCGGCAATCCGTACCGCGCTGCCCGGCGCGTCGAGCCTCATCTTCATGCTCTGCGTCACCAGTTTCACGCTGGTCCTGACATTGGGCGGCGGACCGGGCGCCACTACCCTGGAAGTCGCGATCTATCAGGCGCTGCGCTACGATTTTAATCCAGGCCTCGCGGTTTTCCTGGCGCTGACACAAATCGGGCTGACCGCCCTGGCGCTCGCCGCCACACTGCGGCTTGGCCAGACAACGCCCGGCGGCTTTACCCTCGGGCGGCGGGCACGGCGCTACGACCCTCCCCTGGGCTTCGTTCGGGCGCTCGACTTCGCGGCTCTGACCGTGGGGATCGCCTTCGTCCTCTCGCCGTTCATCGCCACGATCGTTGCCGGTCTGCGTTCCGATCTGGTCGCATTGCTGGCCGATCCAAACGTCCAGCGGGCCGCGATGACCAGCGGCGTCGTGGCGATCGCGGCGGCGACACTCGCCATCTTGCTCGCAGCACCTCTCCTCCTGGCACGACAGGCATTGGAAAGATCGCCGTCTTCGAGGCGACCGCGAGAGAGGGGGCGCATCGCCTGGCGGGGGCTCTTCGAGCTGTCCGGCAGCCTCGTGCTCGTGGTGCCGCCGATCGTCATCGGCGCCGGCTGGTTTCTTCTGCTGCGACGGGTGACCGACGTTTTCGCGGCGGCGCCCTTCGTCGTTGTCGCCACCAATGCCGTGATGGCGATGCCGTTCATCGTGCGTATTCTCGCGCCGGCGCTTGCCGTTTCGGCACAGCGACACGATCGCCTTGCCGAGAGCCTCGGCCTCTTCGGGCTGGCCCGGCTGCGCCATGTCGAATGGCCTGCGCTGAAAGCTCCCTTGGCTCTCTCCTTTGCCTTTGCGCTCGCCCTGTCCCTCGGGGATCTCGGCGCGATGGCGCTTTTTGGCAGTCAAGATTTCATCACCCTGCCATATCTGCTCCTGCAGCGCATGGGCAGCTATCGCACCGCCGACGCAGCCGGACTGGCACTGCTGCTCGGTGTCTTGTGCCTCGGCCTGATGGCGCTCGCCGAGCGCGGATTTCGCCGGGAAGAAGGCTTATGA
- the thiQ gene encoding thiamine ABC transporter ATP-binding protein, which yields MTTQPALVLDGIEYTYESAPMRFDLTVAPGEWLAIIGPSGAGKSTLLDIIAGFLPPERGRVTISGADMTGVPPSQRPLSFVFQENNLFAQLSAMQNVGLGISPRLRLSAAERKRAAEALQAVGLAGFEDRRPGEMSGGERQRVALARAFVRQRPLLLLDEPFAALGPALRREMLALLRDLRRRAGTMTVLMVTHHPEDARGFADNVAFLDKGRFVTVGPTEETLSASGIAAVESYLGTHTPS from the coding sequence ATGACCACCCAGCCCGCCCTCGTCCTGGATGGCATTGAATACACCTATGAGAGCGCGCCAATGCGTTTCGACCTCACGGTGGCGCCCGGCGAATGGCTGGCGATCATCGGCCCGAGCGGTGCCGGCAAATCGACCCTCCTCGACATCATCGCCGGCTTTCTGCCGCCCGAGCGCGGCCGGGTGACAATCTCCGGCGCCGACATGACGGGCGTGCCACCCTCGCAACGCCCGCTCAGCTTTGTCTTTCAGGAGAACAATCTCTTTGCCCAGCTGAGCGCCATGCAGAATGTGGGGCTCGGGATTTCCCCGAGGTTGCGACTGAGCGCGGCCGAGCGGAAGCGCGCGGCAGAAGCACTGCAGGCTGTCGGACTGGCTGGCTTCGAAGACCGAAGGCCGGGAGAGATGTCCGGCGGCGAACGTCAGCGGGTCGCGCTGGCGCGCGCCTTTGTCCGCCAGCGCCCGCTGCTCCTGCTGGACGAGCCGTTTGCCGCGCTCGGCCCTGCCCTGCGCCGCGAAATGCTGGCATTGTTGCGCGATCTGCGGCGTCGGGCGGGAACAATGACGGTGCTGATGGTGACACATCATCCGGAGGATGCCCGAGGCTTCGCCGACAACGTCGCCTTCCTCGACAAGGGGCGATTCGTCACCGTTGGACCGACCGAGGAAACCCTCTCAGCCTCGGGCATCGCCGCCGTAGAGAGCTATCTCGGAACGCATACCCCCTCGTAA
- a CDS encoding GAF domain-containing protein, whose amino-acid sequence MSETCPHVDVVHSAIAAGAAAQSPMVASWSRSARLYGLDPANRHPPHRLTASEFAMVRERMEPWIRAAKASLDQLFSAVGAAGCCVLLADSDGVPVERRGEAGDDATFDDWGLWPGALWSEATEGTNGIGTCVIERRPVTVHRDQHFFARNGALGCMAAPIHDHNGQLAGVLDVSSCRTDLTETFAGLIALSVREAARRIEAEAFRRTFAHVRILAVSGLEHNPAALVAVNADDLAVGASHSARVALGIKGNLSKAPVPASDLLSIPGAESLEDAERAVLARALARTGGNVSAAARILGISRATFHRKLGAKRPEEVTQDPAAPCRIPATDASSLPRDGG is encoded by the coding sequence ATGTCCGAGACTTGTCCCCACGTCGATGTGGTTCACTCTGCGATCGCGGCCGGGGCTGCCGCGCAATCGCCGATGGTCGCGTCCTGGAGCCGCTCGGCGCGTCTCTACGGGCTCGATCCGGCCAACAGGCACCCGCCGCATCGGCTGACGGCGAGCGAATTCGCCATGGTGCGCGAGCGAATGGAGCCATGGATTCGCGCGGCAAAAGCCAGTCTTGATCAACTCTTCAGCGCCGTCGGCGCGGCGGGCTGCTGCGTGCTCCTTGCCGATAGCGACGGCGTACCGGTCGAGCGCCGCGGCGAGGCTGGCGACGATGCGACCTTCGACGATTGGGGATTGTGGCCAGGCGCGCTGTGGAGCGAGGCAACGGAAGGCACCAACGGCATCGGCACCTGCGTCATCGAGCGCCGCCCCGTCACCGTGCACCGGGACCAACACTTCTTTGCGCGCAACGGGGCGCTCGGCTGCATGGCAGCACCGATCCATGACCACAACGGCCAGCTCGCCGGCGTTCTCGACGTCTCCTCCTGCCGCACAGATCTCACCGAGACCTTCGCCGGGCTTATCGCTCTCAGCGTCCGCGAAGCGGCACGGCGGATCGAAGCCGAAGCCTTCCGCCGAACGTTTGCGCATGTGCGGATCCTCGCCGTATCGGGGTTGGAGCATAACCCCGCGGCGCTCGTCGCCGTGAATGCCGACGATCTCGCAGTCGGCGCATCCCATAGCGCGCGCGTCGCATTGGGGATCAAAGGCAACCTCTCCAAAGCGCCGGTGCCGGCTTCCGATCTCCTGAGTATCCCGGGTGCGGAAAGCCTGGAGGATGCGGAGCGTGCCGTCCTTGCCCGCGCACTCGCCCGCACCGGCGGCAACGTCTCGGCAGCGGCGCGCATTCTCGGCATTTCGCGCGCGACCTTCCATCGCAAACTCGGCGCAAAGCGCCCGGAGGAGGTGACACAAGATCCCGCGGCTCCCTGTCGCATTCCTGCGACAGATGCCTCATCCCTCCCGCGTGACGGGGGCTGA
- the adh gene encoding aldehyde dehydrogenase, whose product MDQLERPFGETRLPFATRYDNYIGGKWVAPKSGRYFDNVTPITGQSLCEVARSDAADIEAALDAAHAAKDAWGKTNVAQRAFILNRIADRMEENLDLLATAETWDNGKPIRETKAADLPLAIDHFRYFAGCVRAQEGTLSEIDHETIAYHFHEPLGVVGQIIPWNFPILMAVWKLAPALAAGNCVVLKPAEQTPASIMVLMDVIGDLLPEGVLNVVNGFGLEAGKPLASSNRIAKIAFTGETTTGRLIMQYASQNLIPVTLELGGKSPNIFFDDVCAEDDDFFDKAIEGFVMFALNQGEVCTCPSRALIQHSIYDRFMERALERVKAIKQGNPLDPETMIGAQASSEQLEKILSYIDIGKQEGAEILTGGERNHLGGELEGGYFVQPTVFHGNNKMRIFQEEIFGPVVSVTTFKDEEEALHIANDTLYGLGSGVWSRDMNRCYHFGRNIQAGRVWTNCYHAYPAHAAFGGYKQSGIGRETHSMMLDHYQQTKNLLVSYNPKKLGFF is encoded by the coding sequence ATGGATCAATTGGAACGGCCGTTCGGCGAAACGCGACTGCCTTTCGCCACGCGCTACGACAATTACATCGGCGGCAAATGGGTGGCGCCGAAGTCGGGTCGGTATTTCGACAACGTCACGCCGATCACCGGCCAATCGCTGTGCGAGGTCGCACGCTCGGATGCGGCCGATATCGAGGCAGCACTCGATGCCGCCCACGCGGCCAAAGATGCCTGGGGCAAGACCAATGTCGCCCAGCGAGCCTTCATCCTCAATCGCATCGCCGACCGGATGGAGGAGAATCTCGATCTCCTCGCCACCGCCGAGACCTGGGACAACGGCAAGCCGATCCGGGAGACGAAGGCCGCGGACCTGCCACTCGCGATCGATCACTTCCGCTATTTCGCCGGCTGCGTGCGGGCGCAGGAAGGCACGCTGTCCGAAATCGATCACGAGACCATCGCCTACCATTTCCACGAGCCGTTGGGCGTCGTCGGCCAGATCATCCCGTGGAACTTTCCGATTCTCATGGCCGTGTGGAAGCTCGCTCCGGCGCTCGCCGCAGGCAATTGCGTGGTGCTGAAGCCGGCCGAGCAGACGCCCGCCTCGATCATGGTGTTGATGGACGTCATCGGCGACCTGCTGCCTGAGGGCGTGCTGAACGTGGTCAACGGCTTCGGGCTTGAAGCCGGCAAGCCCCTCGCCTCCTCCAATCGCATTGCGAAGATCGCCTTCACCGGCGAGACGACGACCGGCCGGCTGATTATGCAATATGCCAGCCAGAACCTCATCCCGGTGACGCTGGAGCTTGGCGGAAAATCTCCGAACATCTTCTTCGACGACGTATGCGCGGAAGACGACGATTTCTTCGACAAGGCCATCGAAGGGTTCGTGATGTTCGCGCTCAATCAGGGCGAAGTCTGCACCTGCCCGTCGCGGGCACTTATCCAGCACTCCATCTACGACCGCTTCATGGAGCGGGCATTGGAGCGCGTGAAAGCCATCAAGCAGGGCAATCCGCTCGACCCGGAGACGATGATCGGAGCGCAGGCGTCGAGCGAACAGCTCGAAAAGATCCTCTCCTATATCGACATCGGCAAACAGGAAGGCGCCGAAATCCTCACGGGTGGTGAGCGCAACCATCTCGGCGGCGAGCTGGAAGGCGGCTATTTCGTCCAGCCGACCGTGTTCCACGGCAACAACAAGATGCGCATTTTCCAGGAGGAGATCTTCGGTCCTGTCGTGTCCGTGACGACCTTCAAGGACGAGGAAGAAGCGCTGCATATCGCCAACGATACGCTCTACGGCCTGGGATCCGGCGTGTGGAGCCGCGATATGAACCGCTGCTACCACTTCGGCCGCAACATCCAGGCCGGGCGCGTCTGGACCAATTGCTACCACGCCTATCCGGCCCATGCGGCTTTCGGCGGCTACAAGCAATCGGGGATCGGCCGCGAGACCCATTCGATGATGCTCGACCACTACCAGCAGACGAAGAATCTGCTCGTCAGCTACAATCCCAAGAAGCTCGGCTTTTTCTAA
- the adhP gene encoding alcohol dehydrogenase AdhP, producing the protein MAKTMKAAVVREFGKPLSVDEVPVPEPGPGQIQVAIQASGVCHTDLHAAEGDWPIKPNPPFIPGHEGVGYVSGVGAGVTRVKEGDRVGIPWLYTACGHCEHCVGGWETLCESQQNTGYSVNGGFAEYVVADPNYVGHLPDNIGFTEIAPILCAGVTVYKGLKMTDARPGNWVVISGIGGLGHLAVQYAKAMGFNVAAVDIDDHKLDLARNLGATLTANAAKEDAAAKIKKETDGGAHGVLVTAVNLKAFEQAENMVRRGGTIAMNGLPPGSFPISVFDMVLAGITVRGSIVGTRLDLQEALDFAGHGKVKSIVNPVKLEDVNSVFEKMHKGQIDGRAVIEIAA; encoded by the coding sequence ATGGCGAAGACCATGAAGGCCGCAGTTGTGCGCGAATTCGGCAAACCGCTGAGCGTGGATGAGGTGCCGGTTCCCGAACCGGGGCCAGGACAGATCCAGGTTGCGATCCAGGCATCAGGCGTCTGCCACACCGATCTTCACGCGGCCGAGGGGGACTGGCCCATCAAACCAAATCCGCCTTTCATTCCGGGCCATGAAGGCGTCGGTTACGTCTCGGGTGTCGGGGCGGGCGTCACACGCGTCAAAGAAGGCGACCGGGTCGGCATCCCGTGGCTCTACACGGCCTGCGGGCATTGCGAGCATTGCGTAGGCGGCTGGGAGACTTTGTGTGAATCGCAGCAGAATACCGGTTACTCGGTAAATGGCGGTTTTGCCGAATACGTGGTGGCCGATCCCAATTATGTCGGACACCTTCCGGACAATATCGGGTTCACCGAAATAGCTCCGATCCTGTGTGCCGGCGTGACGGTCTATAAGGGCCTGAAGATGACCGATGCCCGGCCGGGCAATTGGGTCGTCATCTCGGGCATCGGGGGCCTCGGCCACCTTGCCGTCCAATACGCCAAGGCGATGGGCTTCAACGTCGCCGCCGTCGATATCGACGATCACAAGCTCGATCTCGCACGGAATCTTGGCGCCACTCTGACAGCCAATGCAGCCAAGGAGGACGCTGCAGCGAAGATCAAGAAGGAGACGGACGGGGGCGCGCACGGCGTTCTCGTCACGGCCGTCAATCTGAAAGCTTTCGAGCAGGCCGAGAACATGGTCCGCCGCGGCGGCACGATCGCAATGAACGGTCTGCCGCCGGGCTCTTTCCCAATCTCGGTCTTCGACATGGTCCTGGCGGGCATCACCGTTCGCGGCTCGATTGTCGGAACCCGCCTCGACCTTCAAGAGGCGCTCGATTTTGCCGGGCACGGCAAGGTCAAGTCGATCGTCAACCCGGTGAAACTCGAAGACGTCAACAGCGTCTTCGAGAAGATGCACAAGGGCCAGATCGACGGCCGAGCGGTCATCGAGATCGCCGCCTGA
- a CDS encoding DUF779 domain-containing protein, translating into MGSVSATPAARELLREIVADHGPVLFHQSGGCCDGSSPMCYPANGFLIGDADVKLGEIDGMPFYIGGAQYERWKHTDLVLDVVAGRGGMFSLDNGRERRFLIRSTLCEAPDTADR; encoded by the coding sequence ATGGGCTCAGTCTCCGCAACGCCAGCCGCACGCGAGCTGCTGCGGGAGATCGTTGCCGATCACGGCCCGGTCCTGTTTCATCAATCGGGCGGTTGTTGCGATGGCTCCTCGCCGATGTGCTACCCGGCGAACGGGTTTCTGATTGGCGACGCCGACGTGAAGCTCGGCGAGATCGACGGTATGCCCTTCTATATCGGCGGGGCGCAATACGAGCGCTGGAAGCACACAGATCTCGTCCTGGACGTGGTTGCGGGGCGTGGCGGCATGTTCTCCCTGGACAATGGCCGCGAGCGCCGCTTCCTCATCCGTTCGACGCTCTGCGAGGCGCCAGACACTGCGGACCGGTAA
- a CDS encoding NAD(P)/FAD-dependent oxidoreductase, producing MAPTIMPVETAQDFPPRTSVVIIGGGIVGLTAALTLAEKNIPVLVLEKGRLAGEQSSRNLGWVRKTIRAAPDVPLAMAADRLWAEMATRVGANVGYGRTGIMYLDRTEADVAGHEDWLKSVSHLSLDSRLVTPSEIDELVPGGAGKWAGGLYTPSDGHADPTLAASAIAKAAISKGAVVVENCAVRTLSLEAGRVAGVVTERGEIRCDQVLLAGGLWSRRFLGNLGISLPTLSLVCSAFRSPPMQGPCKIGVAGPDFSFCQHYDGSFIMTQRAALMAPLTLDHVLIGMRYLSQLRGNRGIVRMKVGRETIDDLKLRRRWGPADESPFEKRRVMDPPTISNFNREAVSNLSSAWPLFKGVEIKSAWAGTMDITPDTHPVIGPVARIPGLTLATGFSGHGFGTSPAAGQLAAELVTGETPIVDPAPYRFERF from the coding sequence ATGGCCCCCACGATCATGCCCGTTGAGACGGCGCAGGATTTTCCGCCTCGCACCAGCGTCGTCATTATCGGTGGCGGTATCGTCGGACTGACGGCCGCCCTGACGCTGGCCGAAAAGAATATCCCCGTCCTCGTTTTGGAGAAGGGACGGCTCGCGGGCGAGCAATCGTCGCGAAATCTCGGCTGGGTCCGCAAGACGATCCGAGCTGCGCCGGATGTACCGCTGGCTATGGCGGCCGACCGTTTGTGGGCCGAGATGGCGACGCGGGTCGGGGCGAATGTGGGTTATGGGCGCACCGGCATCATGTATCTCGACCGCACCGAAGCGGATGTGGCCGGGCATGAGGACTGGCTGAAATCGGTGAGCCATCTGTCTCTCGATTCGCGCCTTGTCACGCCTTCAGAGATCGACGAATTGGTGCCGGGTGGTGCGGGCAAATGGGCCGGTGGCCTTTATACGCCGTCGGATGGTCACGCCGACCCGACCTTGGCCGCGAGTGCGATCGCGAAAGCTGCGATTTCCAAAGGTGCGGTCGTCGTGGAAAATTGCGCCGTGCGCACCTTGTCTTTGGAGGCTGGCAGGGTCGCCGGTGTGGTGACCGAGCGCGGAGAGATCCGCTGCGACCAGGTGCTTCTCGCTGGGGGGCTGTGGTCGCGCCGCTTCCTCGGCAATCTCGGTATCAGCTTGCCGACCTTGTCGCTCGTCTGTTCGGCCTTTCGCTCCCCGCCAATGCAGGGGCCGTGCAAGATCGGCGTTGCCGGACCGGATTTCTCCTTCTGCCAGCATTATGATGGCAGCTTCATCATGACCCAGCGTGCCGCGCTGATGGCGCCTTTGACGCTCGATCATGTGCTGATCGGCATGCGGTATCTTTCTCAGCTGCGTGGAAACCGCGGCATCGTGCGGATGAAGGTCGGACGCGAAACGATCGATGATCTGAAACTGCGGCGCCGTTGGGGGCCTGCAGACGAAAGCCCCTTCGAAAAGCGTCGTGTGATGGACCCACCGACGATCTCCAATTTCAATCGAGAGGCTGTCTCCAATCTCAGCTCGGCCTGGCCGCTTTTCAAAGGTGTCGAGATAAAATCTGCGTGGGCCGGAACGATGGATATCACGCCGGACACTCATCCCGTGATTGGCCCCGTCGCCCGCATTCCGGGGCTGACATTGGCGACCGGCTTCTCGGGCCACGGTTTCGGCACGTCGCCTGCCGCAGGTCAGCTCGCGGCCGAGCTGGTGACCGGAGAAACGCCGATCGTGGATCCTGCGCCTTATCGCTTCGAGCGCTTCTGA